From the Saccharobesus litoralis genome, one window contains:
- a CDS encoding YHS domain-containing (seleno)protein encodes MKAISLSLQSSLVVLLLALSAYSYAADEEPIYTGFFSSTALSGYDAVAYFMQGKAVKGADAYAFHWRGARWTFANRAHMMAFQTSPQQYAPQYGGYCAYAMSDGRLVSADPDVFKIHNGKLYLNYNKSVQGHWLAEKELFIQQADGHYPKLVDLTIK; translated from the coding sequence ATGAAAGCCATAAGCTTAAGCCTGCAGTCTAGCCTTGTCGTGTTATTGTTGGCCTTGAGTGCCTACAGCTATGCGGCGGATGAAGAGCCAATCTATACAGGTTTTTTTTCTAGTACAGCACTTAGTGGTTATGATGCGGTTGCCTATTTTATGCAAGGTAAAGCTGTTAAGGGAGCTGATGCCTATGCTTTTCATTGGCGCGGGGCCCGTTGGACGTTTGCTAATCGAGCTCATATGATGGCTTTTCAAACCTCGCCGCAACAATATGCACCTCAGTATGGTGGCTATTGTGCTTACGCCATGTCGGATGGGCGCTTAGTCAGTGCGGATCCTGATGTGTTTAAAATCCATAATGGCAAACTCTATTTAAACTACAATAAAAGTGTGCAAGGCCATTGGCTAGCGGAAAAAGAACTGTTTATTCAACAAGCTGATGGTCATTATCCGAAACTAGTCGACTTAACGATAAAATAA
- a CDS encoding response regulator → MKVNNSLATRHPKVILLHEHECDSGVSSLISSHIQDFRSYRICDEAIAAIEEFQPKILLMETDSIADTLRYYLTMVKEFNLLQYSHYVIICCSNKEAGLAYDVCQQGIFYDYFVTKPMYEKYRLKAILNQVVNLVEQQDLLLEDVGQHVKKMDADLIDLVEEAKELEQEISESIDQCRQVADEQTSAEDELNALNAGIAAIEQSVQQSLQPLIKNLIEQQLNSQAAMQIVTQRVQSDTSQKEKSTEELLASMEGLATDSEPENSQNSSSTPDIRVKKKRRVLLVEDNEIYRDMIKRILLESSFDVEESSDGLEALAKVRQHQYDLIVMDLFMPKLDGLNTTKQIRKLAPKADLPIIALTSNKNKEIVKKWLAYGISSYIVKPSKREQILSAVHKAFAE, encoded by the coding sequence ATGAAAGTGAATAATTCACTCGCGACACGCCATCCCAAAGTCATTTTGTTGCACGAACATGAGTGTGACAGTGGCGTTTCGTCTTTGATTTCTAGCCATATTCAGGATTTTCGTTCATACCGTATTTGTGACGAAGCGATAGCCGCCATTGAAGAGTTTCAACCTAAAATACTCTTGATGGAGACTGATTCAATTGCTGATACGTTGAGATATTATCTCACCATGGTTAAAGAATTTAACCTGTTACAGTATTCACACTACGTTATTATTTGTTGCTCCAACAAGGAAGCGGGTCTGGCTTATGATGTTTGTCAGCAGGGCATTTTTTACGATTATTTTGTGACTAAGCCTATGTACGAAAAATATCGTTTAAAAGCTATATTGAATCAAGTGGTCAATTTGGTCGAGCAGCAAGATCTTCTGCTAGAAGATGTAGGCCAGCACGTTAAAAAAATGGATGCTGATTTAATCGATTTAGTTGAAGAGGCGAAAGAGCTAGAGCAAGAAATTAGTGAATCAATCGATCAATGTCGCCAAGTGGCAGATGAGCAAACCAGTGCTGAAGATGAGCTGAATGCATTAAATGCTGGGATTGCGGCAATTGAACAAAGCGTACAACAAAGTTTACAACCCTTAATTAAAAACTTAATTGAACAACAGCTTAATAGCCAAGCGGCAATGCAAATTGTTACTCAGCGTGTTCAGAGCGATACGTCACAAAAAGAAAAATCGACCGAAGAACTATTGGCCAGCATGGAAGGTTTGGCTACTGACTCTGAGCCAGAAAATAGCCAGAATTCATCCTCAACGCCAGATATACGGGTTAAGAAAAAGCGTCGGGTTTTACTGGTTGAAGATAATGAAATTTATCGCGATATGATTAAACGAATATTGCTTGAAAGTTCGTTTGATGTTGAAGAGTCATCGGACGGACTCGAAGCGTTAGCGAAAGTGCGGCAACATCAGTACGATTTGATTGTGATGGACTTATTTATGCCTAAGCTTGATGGTCTTAATACAACCAAGCAAATCCGTAAGTTAGCGCCTAAAGCTGATTTACCTATTATTGCTTTAACCAGTAACAAGAATAAAGAAATTGTAAAAAAATGGCTGGCGTATGGCATTAGCAGTTATATTGTGAAACCCTCAAAGCGTGAACAAATATTATCGGCTGTGCATAAGGCGTTTGCTGAATAA
- a CDS encoding Hpt domain-containing protein — translation MAQSDSVYNKSILVDLIGDDQALIRSYQNQFLQQCIASTKTFAKAFNAKDFAELKAIAHQLKTSAKALGAVQCAERLQAIEEAALTHDLTTVRSLLQQLTSDIKAVKGAFYESE, via the coding sequence ATGGCGCAAAGTGACTCTGTGTATAACAAATCGATTTTAGTTGATCTTATTGGTGATGACCAAGCGTTAATCCGCTCGTATCAAAACCAATTTTTACAACAGTGCATAGCCAGTACCAAGACATTTGCTAAAGCGTTTAATGCTAAAGATTTTGCTGAGTTAAAAGCCATTGCTCATCAATTAAAAACATCGGCTAAAGCGCTAGGCGCAGTGCAGTGCGCTGAGCGTTTACAAGCTATTGAAGAGGCGGCGCTGACTCATGATTTAACAACCGTCCGTTCTTTATTGCAGCAACTTACCTCAGATATAAAAGCAGTGAAAGGAGCTTTTTATGAAAGTGAATAA
- a CDS encoding hybrid sensor histidine kinase/response regulator has product MPNSDCSSRQIHYHSVYLAKHNAMGISLTCQLSQPATGTSWLVGNVGNMGITATTGNHVVGNMNQVELCKQCQQNPIDIHLESHSQHLNYTSTEWLKPLPAAPYVNANIDFLERFKAAAEGTNLGVWDVQFERVVDEQVDYTSLFFTSTKTFFSESFLSCLGLENKNIGDWQHIKRLLHPDDLPLFESFLTNHIEFEMPLLFECRIHCRGLDYQWFEIKGNTVRDEIGRPIRMTGSIQNCTAQKEMLLSVLESEEAKKMALEAAKIGVWTGNLLDSTWTWDARVDAIFEFTEQERGDLQAWKARLHPDDADNVINALNESLDHAIPFEVEYRIITPTNKTKYIVAKGQVSQNVFGDLVRIDCILYDNTVAVIAKTKLEEITSELEERVKQRTKELEASRDLAEVGSRTKSRFLAMMSHEIRTPMNGVIGALDLVEQSNLNIEQQELISTAKNSALNLVAILNDILDLNKIEAGKLKLETVDMSIAELVDGVVGVFAPIAEAKQVELILHESFEYQDLVSSDPTRIRQVLSNLVGNAVKFTQSNDEKIGKIILKISKDHQQSLGPLQMVNFEVMDNGIGIAPEAVDNLFSAFTQAEDSTTRKYGGTGLGLAICARLSDLLGGTIAVESEPGQGSCFRLSLPLWPAKEEAPLSPLFGESICLINFAEPALHWVIEQLENEGAMVDRLSLDDLTKQDNQHLLQDASSILFFAATVPQADLTLLLHSLDDDLRSKLTLWLSKQQKQYLFDSELTFKQVMFPPFSSYKLKRWGLVSEEILPKANNTFVVNDVKPIQSTSSQANVLIVEDNPLNQKLILKQMERLGFLADLAPNGEIGLQMFKDKPYQVVISDCHMPEMDGYLMTQAIRQYEAQQELDATPIVALTGAAMTGDKEKCLQAGMNDFLTKPIQTCELKVVLEKWYGAK; this is encoded by the coding sequence ATGCCAAATAGCGACTGTTCAAGTCGCCAAATTCACTATCATTCGGTGTATTTGGCTAAGCATAATGCTATGGGGATCAGTTTAACTTGCCAGTTAAGTCAACCCGCAACGGGCACCTCTTGGCTGGTTGGCAATGTTGGCAATATGGGGATAACCGCTACCACCGGCAATCATGTTGTTGGCAATATGAATCAGGTTGAATTATGTAAGCAATGCCAGCAAAATCCGATTGATATTCATCTTGAATCGCATAGCCAACATCTTAATTACACTTCGACAGAATGGCTCAAGCCGTTGCCTGCAGCGCCTTATGTTAATGCCAATATTGATTTTTTAGAGCGTTTTAAAGCCGCCGCCGAGGGCACTAACCTTGGTGTTTGGGATGTGCAGTTTGAACGTGTGGTTGATGAACAAGTTGATTACACAAGTTTGTTTTTCACTAGTACTAAAACGTTTTTTTCTGAAAGTTTTTTATCTTGCCTTGGCCTAGAAAATAAAAACATTGGCGACTGGCAGCATATTAAACGGCTTTTGCACCCCGATGATTTACCTTTGTTTGAATCTTTTCTAACGAATCATATAGAGTTTGAAATGCCCTTGTTGTTTGAGTGCCGTATTCATTGCCGAGGGCTAGATTATCAATGGTTTGAAATAAAGGGCAACACGGTACGGGACGAGATCGGCCGGCCAATTAGAATGACTGGCAGTATTCAAAACTGTACAGCGCAAAAAGAAATGTTGCTCAGTGTGCTTGAATCGGAAGAGGCTAAAAAAATGGCCTTAGAAGCAGCAAAAATTGGTGTTTGGACCGGTAATTTACTGGATAGTACGTGGACATGGGATGCTAGAGTAGATGCTATTTTTGAATTCACTGAACAAGAACGAGGAGATTTACAAGCGTGGAAAGCACGCTTGCATCCAGACGATGCTGACAATGTAATTAACGCATTAAATGAATCGTTAGACCATGCCATTCCTTTTGAAGTGGAATATCGCATTATTACACCGACGAATAAAACTAAATATATTGTTGCGAAAGGCCAAGTTTCGCAAAATGTGTTTGGCGATCTGGTTCGTATTGACTGTATTTTGTATGACAACACGGTAGCGGTGATCGCCAAAACTAAATTAGAAGAAATTACCTCAGAGTTGGAAGAACGGGTTAAGCAGCGCACCAAAGAATTAGAAGCCTCGCGAGATTTAGCCGAGGTTGGCAGTCGGACTAAATCACGATTTTTAGCTATGATGAGCCACGAAATTCGTACCCCAATGAATGGGGTTATTGGTGCGTTAGATTTAGTTGAGCAATCTAACTTAAATATCGAGCAGCAAGAACTTATATCCACCGCAAAAAATTCCGCGCTAAATCTAGTAGCTATTCTCAATGATATTTTGGATTTAAATAAGATTGAAGCGGGCAAACTTAAGTTAGAAACCGTGGATATGTCGATTGCTGAACTCGTTGATGGTGTTGTCGGCGTATTTGCCCCAATTGCTGAAGCTAAACAAGTCGAACTTATCTTACACGAATCATTTGAATACCAAGATTTAGTGTCTTCTGATCCTACCCGTATTCGGCAAGTGCTAAGTAATCTTGTTGGTAATGCAGTTAAGTTTACCCAGTCAAATGATGAAAAAATTGGCAAAATCATTCTTAAAATCAGTAAAGATCATCAGCAATCTCTTGGGCCTTTGCAAATGGTCAATTTTGAGGTGATGGATAATGGTATTGGTATTGCGCCTGAAGCGGTTGACAACCTGTTCAGTGCTTTTACTCAAGCGGAAGATTCAACCACCCGCAAATACGGTGGTACAGGATTAGGGTTGGCTATTTGTGCACGCTTGTCTGATTTGTTAGGCGGGACCATAGCGGTAGAAAGTGAACCAGGGCAAGGCTCTTGTTTTCGTTTGTCTTTACCTTTGTGGCCAGCTAAAGAAGAAGCGCCACTTTCACCGTTATTTGGTGAAAGCATTTGCCTAATTAACTTTGCTGAACCAGCTCTGCATTGGGTTATTGAACAGTTGGAAAATGAAGGCGCTATGGTCGATAGACTGTCGCTTGATGACTTAACCAAACAAGATAATCAACACTTGCTACAAGATGCCTCGTCTATTTTATTTTTTGCAGCAACAGTACCTCAAGCGGATTTAACTTTGCTTTTGCACTCGCTTGACGATGATTTGCGCAGTAAATTAACCCTATGGTTGTCCAAACAACAAAAACAGTATTTATTTGACAGTGAGTTAACGTTTAAGCAGGTGATGTTTCCGCCTTTTTCCAGCTATAAACTTAAGCGTTGGGGCTTGGTCAGTGAAGAGATTTTACCTAAGGCAAATAACACTTTTGTTGTTAATGATGTCAAGCCTATTCAAAGTACCTCTTCGCAAGCCAATGTACTGATTGTCGAAGATAACCCGTTAAACCAAAAGTTAATATTAAAACAAATGGAACGCTTAGGCTTTTTAGCTGATCTAGCGCCCAATGGCGAGATAGGTTTGCAAATGTTTAAAGATAAGCCTTATCAAGTGGTGATTAGTGATTGTCACATGCCAGAGATGGATGGTTATTTAATGACACAAGCCATTCGTCAATATGAAGCGCAGCAAGAGCTTGATGCGACCCCCATAGTGGCTTTAACGGGAGCCGCCATGACGGGGGATAAAGAAAAATGTTTACAAGCTGGTATGAATGACTTTTTAACTAAGCCCATTCAAACTTGCGAACTTAAGGTCGTTTTGGAGAAATGGTATGGCGCAAAGTGA
- a CDS encoding DUF3859 domain-containing protein, producing the protein MSKLKSVFTIVSHGIYTKWDERSKALPKIRNFTTQVPAEEDIEFGFILNAQKAKGKKLDFTIFHPNIPDEDGDIMPPFTGSVHVRNNNWDFYLGDTLWLPLENKQGDWRMVIEHNGQIIAEKTFNVALEQPNNEAMFWKRRGF; encoded by the coding sequence TTGTCCAAACTAAAATCTGTTTTTACTATTGTTAGCCATGGCATCTATACCAAGTGGGATGAACGTAGCAAAGCCTTACCTAAAATTCGTAATTTTACTACTCAAGTACCTGCTGAAGAAGACATAGAGTTTGGATTTATTTTAAATGCCCAAAAAGCCAAAGGCAAAAAGCTCGACTTCACTATATTTCACCCTAATATCCCAGATGAAGATGGCGATATTATGCCGCCGTTTACTGGCAGTGTGCATGTGCGCAACAATAATTGGGATTTTTACTTGGGCGATACCCTCTGGTTACCATTAGAAAACAAGCAAGGGGATTGGCGTATGGTTATTGAGCACAATGGACAGATTATCGCGGAAAAAACCTTTAATGTAGCCCTAGAGCAACCTAATAACGAAGCCATGTTTTGGAAAAGACGAGGGTTTTAA
- a CDS encoding FKBP-type peptidyl-prolyl cis-trans isomerase codes for MNKLASACAIAAALTLAACGAKKEDTAAAQTETKKQEAINLQTDIEKQSYGLGVNIATNIKQHVEQSNEMGIALDQSLIAKGFAQGLEGKAQLEEAEIRELLTALQQAQQAAHQKKQEADQAKHKDESAAFLEENKTKEGVSVTESGLQYQVVQAADGDKPAAEDTVTVHYTGTLIDGTKFDSSVDRGQPASFPLNRVIKGWTEGLQLMSVGSKYRFFIPFDLAYGPNGTGNIPPYAALIFDVELISIEKAEKEG; via the coding sequence ATGAATAAGTTAGCGAGTGCCTGTGCAATTGCAGCCGCACTAACATTGGCCGCTTGTGGTGCAAAAAAAGAAGACACTGCAGCAGCACAAACCGAAACTAAAAAGCAAGAGGCGATTAATTTGCAAACTGATATCGAAAAACAATCTTATGGCTTGGGTGTTAATATTGCGACTAACATCAAGCAACACGTAGAGCAATCTAACGAAATGGGTATTGCGTTAGACCAATCTTTAATCGCTAAAGGTTTTGCACAAGGTCTTGAAGGTAAAGCGCAATTAGAAGAAGCTGAAATTCGTGAATTGCTTACTGCTTTACAACAAGCTCAACAAGCTGCGCATCAAAAGAAGCAAGAAGCTGATCAAGCTAAGCATAAAGACGAAAGTGCGGCTTTCTTAGAAGAAAACAAAACTAAAGAGGGCGTAAGCGTTACTGAATCTGGTTTACAGTATCAAGTTGTACAAGCTGCAGATGGCGACAAGCCAGCGGCAGAAGACACAGTAACTGTTCATTACACAGGTACGTTAATTGACGGCACTAAGTTTGATAGCTCAGTTGACCGTGGTCAACCAGCTAGCTTCCCACTTAACCGTGTTATTAAAGGTTGGACTGAAGGTTTACAGTTAATGTCTGTTGGTTCTAAATACCGTTTCTTCATTCCTTTCGATTTAGCTTATGGTCCAAACGGTACGGGTAACATCCCTCCATATGCTGCGTTAATTTTTGATGTTGAGTTAATCTCAATCGAAAAGGCTGAAAAAGAAGGTTAA
- a CDS encoding WD40 repeat domain-containing protein produces MSACSPPADQAKQQWTLSQTNLIESQLSQDGQLLLTSEIGTGATLWDTNQRQPLYIWTHSKKERHHIYIAEISANNAISVTASRQQIAVWDNKTGHNLALWQVSNSLIRDIAVSHNGNVIAYALENGQVVVINRLTNRQLTFTGHQASVNSIAMSADGQFIFSGGSDYLAYFWRTQDGHILSRFVHPHRVVKVALNHNASIAFSADSKGTATLWQPASGKKNVQLQSSQHQPLYTDAVFSNTDPHLLTATTSRNLDIWQVNSGKNLKSLLVTPKAKAKPPSAVIYSARFMAKPRHVQSASSAAIIEDWMY; encoded by the coding sequence TTGAGCGCATGCTCACCGCCAGCCGACCAAGCAAAACAGCAATGGACCTTGTCACAGACTAACTTAATTGAAAGCCAATTGAGCCAAGATGGTCAGCTATTGCTTACCTCAGAAATAGGGACTGGCGCTACGCTATGGGATACCAACCAGCGCCAGCCTTTATATATATGGACACATTCTAAAAAAGAAAGGCATCATATCTATATTGCTGAAATTTCTGCAAACAATGCGATTAGTGTTACCGCCTCGCGCCAGCAAATTGCAGTATGGGACAACAAAACTGGCCATAATTTAGCTCTGTGGCAAGTGTCTAACAGTCTTATTCGTGACATTGCCGTTAGTCACAATGGTAATGTGATTGCTTATGCGCTGGAAAATGGCCAAGTAGTCGTGATCAATCGCTTAACTAACCGGCAATTAACATTTACTGGCCATCAAGCATCAGTTAATAGTATAGCGATGTCGGCCGATGGTCAGTTTATATTCAGTGGCGGTAGCGATTACCTTGCTTATTTTTGGCGTACACAAGATGGTCATATTCTTAGCCGTTTTGTGCACCCACATCGCGTAGTTAAAGTCGCATTAAATCACAATGCCTCCATCGCGTTTAGTGCCGACAGCAAAGGCACAGCCACTCTTTGGCAGCCGGCCAGTGGCAAAAAAAATGTGCAATTACAATCTAGCCAGCATCAACCTCTATACACAGATGCGGTATTTTCTAACACTGATCCACACTTATTAACGGCCACTACCAGTCGAAATTTGGATATTTGGCAGGTAAATAGCGGAAAAAACCTAAAATCCTTACTCGTTACCCCAAAAGCTAAGGCCAAACCGCCCTCAGCAGTGATATACTCCGCGCGATTTATGGCTAAACCTCGGCACGTACAAAGTGCTAGTTCAGCTGCAATAATTGAAGATTGGATGTACTAA
- a CDS encoding SlyX family protein, whose protein sequence is MSELERRVEELETKVSFQEDTIEQLNAALASQQEEMLILKKQLTLLAQRLTTLQPDAVIPQSQEAPPPHY, encoded by the coding sequence ATGAGCGAACTCGAACGCCGCGTCGAAGAATTAGAGACTAAAGTCAGCTTTCAAGAAGATACGATTGAACAGCTAAATGCAGCATTAGCTAGCCAACAAGAAGAAATGTTAATTCTAAAAAAACAACTTACCCTGTTGGCACAACGACTTACGACTTTACAACCGGACGCAGTCATACCACAATCACAAGAAGCGCCCCCACCCCATTACTAA
- a CDS encoding formate/nitrite transporter family protein gives MSEPKKILAPDGSELSSTVTAKPKRGQEREQENQEYVSVIVKRNDECFRHPDDILENAISEGMEQLSRPLLSLGLSAVAAGMILCFTAMAVALMAKMHHEYQFEFPLNLGLALVYPLGFVLCILSRTTLFTEHTATSLYPVLDKKAPFSRLLKLWTVVTIGNLIGGIFASLLLARADSIIHAAKGYEIIANHVLSYSTADIFVSSVLAGWLMALGAWIVLSTHSTFSQITSIFIVTFLIGLAGLHHIIAGSVEMFTHYFVNQNMPFTSVLNFIWPTFLGNLLGGSVFVAVLNYGHIRQSQIGSSD, from the coding sequence GTGAGTGAACCTAAAAAAATTCTAGCGCCAGATGGCAGTGAGCTAAGCTCTACTGTTACTGCTAAGCCGAAACGAGGCCAAGAGCGCGAACAAGAAAACCAAGAATACGTATCGGTAATTGTAAAACGCAATGACGAATGCTTTCGCCACCCTGACGATATTCTGGAAAATGCCATTAGTGAAGGCATGGAGCAGTTGTCACGCCCATTACTTTCATTGGGTTTATCTGCTGTAGCCGCCGGTATGATTTTATGTTTTACCGCGATGGCCGTTGCGTTAATGGCGAAAATGCACCATGAGTACCAGTTTGAATTCCCGCTTAATCTAGGATTAGCCTTAGTTTATCCACTGGGTTTTGTTCTTTGTATATTAAGCCGGACAACTCTCTTTACTGAGCACACGGCAACCTCTTTGTATCCTGTGCTTGATAAAAAGGCGCCTTTCTCCCGATTACTTAAATTGTGGACTGTGGTCACTATCGGCAATTTAATCGGCGGTATTTTTGCCTCTTTGTTACTGGCGCGCGCTGATAGCATTATTCATGCAGCTAAAGGCTATGAGATCATAGCTAATCACGTACTTAGCTACTCCACTGCCGATATTTTTGTTAGCTCTGTACTTGCAGGCTGGCTAATGGCATTAGGCGCTTGGATTGTACTTTCAACCCATTCTACTTTTAGCCAAATCACCAGTATTTTCATTGTAACCTTTTTAATTGGTTTAGCTGGGCTACATCACATTATTGCCGGTTCGGTAGAAATGTTTACCCATTATTTTGTCAACCAAAACATGCCATTTACCAGCGTGCTTAATTTTATTTGGCCAACCTTTTTAGGTAATTTATTAGGCGGTAGTGTTTTCGTTGCGGTATTAAACTATGGTCATATCCGTCAATCACAGATAGGTAGCAGTGATTAG
- a CDS encoding YheV family putative zinc ribbon protein, which yields MKQKKRFIAGAVCPQCSAQDSLMLFLENNVEKVECVDCGYTKSNTDNKVKQASKQANDVIGIFKPE from the coding sequence ATGAAACAGAAAAAACGCTTTATCGCCGGTGCCGTTTGTCCACAGTGTTCAGCTCAAGATTCACTGATGTTGTTTTTAGAAAACAATGTAGAGAAAGTGGAATGCGTTGACTGTGGTTATACCAAGAGCAATACCGACAACAAGGTTAAACAAGCTAGCAAACAAGCAAATGATGTGATTGGGATATTTAAGCCGGAATAA
- a CDS encoding ABC transporter ATP-binding protein has protein sequence MLTINQITLMRGSNVLLDKADLTLYPQQKTGLIGKNGCGKSSLLALIKQEIQLDSGDYAIPKQWRISHVKQETPALAISALDYVIDGDEQYRDLQQQLAQAEAQDDGKKIAEVHQQMDAIDAYSIHARAGQLLNGLGFAQDQHQSQVTDFSGGWRMRLNLAQALISRSDLLLLDEPTNHLDLDAVIWLSKFLRSYEGTLILISHDREFLDEVTEQIVHIEHGKLNLYKGNYSAFERQRAEKLKLQQAMYEKQQRERAHMQAFVDRFKAKASKAKQAQSRLKALSRMEDLAPAHVDSEFSFAFREPEKNPNPLISLNQVAVGYDDTPILNTIKLNLVPGSRIGLLGRNGQGKSTLVKLLAQQLTPMQGEMTVGHGLNIGYFAQHQLEQLRADDSPLSAITRIANGALEQELRDFLGGFGFKGDQALDPVANFSGGEKARLVLALLVWQKPNLLLLDEPTNHLDLDMRLALTLALQNFAGAMIIVSHDRHILTSTCDDFYLVNNGEVQPFSGDLHDYEKWLSDDSREQKQQAAQTQTSNDTAISRKEQKRIEAEFRQQTRPLKQTIEKSEKAMDKLQSQLTDIENQLSDTSLYEASRKADLTMLLDQQAQIKQELEQIEETWMLAEEELDELQQAFDAEYQFN, from the coding sequence ATGCTCACCATAAACCAAATTACCCTAATGCGTGGCAGTAATGTACTGCTCGATAAAGCTGACTTAACTTTATACCCGCAACAAAAAACCGGCCTTATCGGTAAGAATGGTTGTGGTAAATCCAGCTTGTTAGCACTTATTAAGCAGGAAATACAATTAGACAGCGGCGATTATGCTATTCCTAAGCAATGGCGCATTAGTCATGTAAAACAAGAAACTCCAGCGCTAGCCATATCTGCCTTAGATTATGTGATTGATGGTGACGAACAATATCGTGATTTACAACAACAATTAGCGCAAGCTGAAGCCCAAGACGACGGCAAAAAGATTGCTGAAGTCCATCAGCAAATGGATGCAATTGACGCCTACAGTATTCACGCACGGGCTGGCCAATTACTGAATGGTTTAGGGTTTGCACAAGATCAGCATCAATCACAAGTTACCGATTTTTCGGGTGGTTGGCGCATGCGCTTAAACTTAGCGCAAGCCCTGATCAGCCGCTCTGATTTACTATTACTGGATGAACCAACCAACCATTTGGATCTTGATGCGGTTATTTGGCTAAGTAAGTTTTTACGATCTTATGAAGGCACACTCATCCTTATCTCGCACGACAGAGAATTTTTGGACGAAGTCACCGAGCAAATCGTACATATCGAACATGGCAAACTCAATTTATACAAGGGCAACTATTCCGCTTTCGAACGCCAACGCGCGGAAAAACTCAAGCTGCAACAAGCCATGTATGAAAAGCAGCAACGCGAGCGTGCCCATATGCAGGCTTTTGTTGATCGCTTTAAGGCCAAAGCATCCAAGGCTAAACAGGCTCAATCTCGTTTAAAAGCCTTATCGAGAATGGAAGATTTAGCGCCAGCCCATGTCGATTCAGAATTTAGCTTTGCGTTTCGTGAACCTGAAAAAAACCCCAACCCATTAATTTCGTTAAATCAAGTCGCGGTTGGTTATGATGACACCCCCATTCTTAATACCATCAAGCTTAATCTTGTACCGGGTAGCCGCATTGGTTTACTCGGCCGTAATGGACAAGGTAAATCGACTTTAGTTAAATTATTAGCCCAACAGCTAACGCCAATGCAGGGCGAGATGACTGTAGGTCACGGTTTGAATATTGGTTATTTTGCCCAGCACCAACTCGAACAATTGCGCGCGGATGATTCACCATTAAGTGCAATCACACGTATTGCCAATGGTGCACTAGAACAAGAGCTGCGTGACTTTTTAGGTGGCTTTGGCTTTAAAGGTGATCAAGCACTTGACCCTGTAGCCAACTTCTCTGGGGGTGAAAAAGCCCGCTTAGTCTTGGCTTTGCTGGTTTGGCAAAAGCCTAACCTGTTATTACTGGATGAACCGACTAACCATCTCGACTTAGACATGCGCTTAGCCTTAACCTTAGCCTTACAAAATTTTGCTGGCGCCATGATCATTGTTTCGCATGACAGACACATTTTGACCTCGACCTGTGATGACTTCTATCTCGTGAATAATGGCGAGGTTCAGCCATTTTCGGGCGATTTGCACGATTATGAAAAATGGTTAAGTGACGATAGCCGCGAGCAAAAACAGCAAGCCGCACAAACCCAAACCAGCAATGACACTGCAATATCTCGCAAAGAACAAAAGCGAATTGAAGCTGAATTTCGCCAACAAACACGTCCACTTAAGCAAACGATAGAAAAATCAGAAAAAGCGATGGACAAGTTACAAAGTCAATTAACCGATATTGAAAACCAGCTCAGCGATACTAGTTTGTATGAAGCCTCGCGCAAAGCCGATTTGACTATGTTGCTCGACCAGCAAGCGCAAATAAAACAAGAGTTAGAACAAATAGAAGAAACGTGGATGTTAGCGGAGGAAGAGTTAGACGAATTGCAACAAGCATTCGATGCCGAGTATCAATTCAACTAA